From one Bacteriovorax sp. BAL6_X genomic stretch:
- a CDS encoding NAD-dependent epimerase/dehydratase family protein has product MNSTRSILIIGASGGLSNILCGLLAKRIPDARIVGIDSRSMKNEVDFENFTFHRMRYTRRNFEKLFRENRFETIYQIGRISPPGGSAEERLSFSLINTNKVLELAEKYSIKKFIMLSTFHVYGAQADNPVFINEDYPLKASIKHPELRDVTEVDALCTNWMWKNRENIETVVLRPCNIIGPQIDNTISRYLTSNMTPVPVDFNPMMQFIHEYDMANILFQSLDKLPTGVYNVAPSEAISLQEAKKITGTRDFPFPVFTLEVLSKAIRKIWPFPSYFIDFVMYSCIIDNSKINQFITENVYQYDSRKTLSLIRKG; this is encoded by the coding sequence ATGAATAGTACACGTTCAATCCTAATCATCGGAGCCTCGGGTGGTCTTTCAAATATCTTATGCGGACTACTAGCAAAGAGAATTCCTGATGCGAGAATTGTTGGAATAGATTCAAGATCAATGAAGAATGAAGTTGATTTTGAAAATTTCACCTTTCATCGAATGCGCTACACTCGCAGAAATTTTGAAAAACTGTTTCGTGAAAATAGATTTGAAACAATTTATCAGATCGGTAGAATATCTCCTCCTGGTGGGAGTGCCGAAGAACGCTTAAGTTTTAGTCTTATTAATACAAATAAGGTTTTAGAACTTGCTGAGAAGTATTCCATAAAAAAATTTATTATGCTCAGCACTTTCCATGTCTACGGGGCGCAAGCAGATAATCCAGTATTTATTAATGAAGACTACCCTTTAAAAGCTAGTATCAAACACCCAGAGCTTCGAGATGTGACAGAAGTCGATGCTCTTTGTACTAACTGGATGTGGAAAAACAGAGAAAATATTGAAACCGTTGTTCTTAGGCCATGTAATATTATTGGGCCACAAATTGATAATACAATTTCAAGATACTTAACCTCTAATATGACTCCTGTGCCTGTTGATTTTAACCCCATGATGCAATTCATTCATGAATATGACATGGCAAATATTTTATTTCAATCTCTCGATAAACTACCTACAGGTGTTTACAACGTTGCCCCTAGTGAAGCAATCTCACTCCAAGAGGCAAAAAAAATAACTGGCACTAGAGACTTTCCATTTCCAGTATTTACCTTAGAAGTTCTTTCAAAAGCGATTCGAAAGATCTGGCCATTCCCTAGCTACTTCATCGATTTTGTTATGTACTCATGTATTATTGATAATTCAAAAATAAATCAATTTATTACTGAAAATGTATATCAATATGACAGCAGAAAAACCCTTTCATTAATACGAAAGGGCTAA
- a CDS encoding DOPA 4,5-dioxygenase family protein, whose translation MEITSYHAHLYYDESTYAKALLVIEKAKALDFIQVGRAHQKEVGPHPRWSCQFLFAADKLNEMIPWLLENRDGLTVFTHANTGNDYLDHTQNTLWMGEILELKLDIFK comes from the coding sequence ATGGAAATTACATCATATCATGCACATTTATATTACGATGAATCGACTTATGCGAAGGCCCTACTAGTTATTGAGAAAGCTAAGGCATTAGATTTTATTCAAGTAGGTCGAGCGCACCAGAAAGAGGTTGGGCCTCACCCTCGTTGGAGCTGTCAGTTCCTTTTTGCCGCAGATAAATTGAACGAGATGATTCCTTGGTTACTTGAAAATAGAGATGGCTTAACTGTTTTTACTCATGCTAACACGGGAAATGATTATCTTGATCATACTCAAAATACTCTTTGGATGGGTGAGATCCTGGAACTTAAATTAGATATTTTTAAGTAA
- a CDS encoding LysR family transcriptional regulator: METIKDLSHIYSFIIVAQYRSFTKAADALNVSRSHLSKAVKELEDKLGQPLLKRNTRFIDFTDFGKNYFEICANHIQEIERFTKQSKESFEATKDKIRISLAGAYGEDIIAPMISNIMMKHPGIEAELVFSTELIDITSHEFDLAIRVTSKKPKKGFAIQIADRKEFVCASPNYINKFGQPKKPKDLNSHNCLIGNNDTWQFSNDGQKESIKIKGSFKSSNGRAQMNAAIQGLGICKLPGVYVLDHIRNKTLFPLLSEYTNQSIPIWAVMPSKKSISPTVKLILQEFGVVLF, translated from the coding sequence ATGGAAACAATCAAAGACCTAAGTCATATCTATAGTTTTATAATAGTTGCACAATATCGATCATTTACAAAGGCAGCTGATGCCCTAAATGTTTCACGTTCACACTTAAGCAAGGCCGTTAAAGAACTTGAAGACAAGTTAGGACAGCCACTCCTTAAGAGAAATACGCGTTTCATCGACTTTACTGATTTTGGTAAAAATTACTTTGAAATTTGTGCGAATCATATCCAAGAAATAGAAAGATTTACTAAACAATCTAAAGAAAGTTTTGAGGCGACTAAAGATAAAATAAGAATCTCTTTGGCCGGTGCATACGGAGAAGATATCATTGCTCCGATGATCTCAAATATTATGATGAAACATCCTGGTATTGAGGCAGAATTAGTTTTCTCTACTGAGTTAATTGATATTACTTCTCATGAGTTTGATCTTGCCATTCGAGTTACCTCTAAAAAGCCAAAGAAAGGCTTTGCAATTCAAATCGCTGATCGTAAGGAGTTTGTTTGTGCTTCACCAAATTATATTAATAAATTTGGACAACCAAAGAAACCAAAAGACCTTAACTCACACAATTGTCTAATTGGAAATAATGATACTTGGCAATTTTCAAATGATGGCCAAAAAGAGAGTATAAAAATTAAGGGGAGTTTTAAAAGTTCAAATGGACGTGCACAAATGAATGCGGCCATTCAAGGATTAGGAATTTGCAAACTTCCAGGAGTATATGTTTTAGATCATATTAGAAATAAAACATTATTTCCTTTGCTTAGTGAGTACACAAATCAGTCAATTCCGATTTGGGCAGTTATGCCGTCGAAGAAGTCAATTTCACCTACAGTGAAATTGATACTTCAAGAATTTGGTGTTGTACTTTTTTAA
- a CDS encoding restriction endonuclease, with translation MYKLGPTGYPFEILCAEMFKSNGYKTKVSVIKKGKFVGHEVDVVAKRPDGDIYCECKFHNRKYYKNDVKIPLYVYARYLAKLSAQKYVISVVYL, from the coding sequence ATCTATAAACTTGGGCCAACAGGTTATCCTTTTGAAATACTTTGTGCAGAAATGTTCAAGTCAAATGGCTATAAAACGAAAGTTTCTGTCATTAAGAAAGGTAAGTTTGTTGGCCATGAGGTCGATGTTGTTGCAAAAAGGCCTGACGGCGATATCTATTGTGAATGTAAATTTCACAATCGAAAGTATTATAAAAATGATGTGAAGATACCTCTCTATGTTTATGCCCGTTATTTAGCTAAGTTAAGTGCTCAGAAATATGTGATTTCAGTTGTTTATCTTTAG
- a CDS encoding hemerythrin domain-containing protein gives MSEVSNFKEQVDKLVSFHQQIRADFKSLIILSQAVAESSKDRPGAPRGISEFLLRFWIILEADMQNEERYIFPLILRENCSDAYEYIKEMTQEHMEQEKELRGLIKMVQDYELQKETCPEWEGLYRKVRKVVDNLCRHMNYENEVMYSFLSYYENRNGAAV, from the coding sequence GTGAGTGAAGTTTCTAATTTTAAAGAGCAAGTAGATAAACTTGTTTCTTTTCATCAACAAATTCGTGCAGATTTTAAAAGTCTTATTATTTTATCGCAAGCAGTAGCAGAGTCTTCAAAAGATAGGCCAGGGGCACCTCGTGGGATATCTGAGTTTTTATTAAGATTTTGGATAATTCTAGAGGCAGATATGCAAAATGAAGAAAGGTATATTTTCCCTTTAATTCTTAGGGAGAATTGTAGTGATGCATATGAGTACATTAAGGAAATGACCCAGGAACATATGGAACAAGAGAAAGAGCTTAGAGGTTTGATTAAAATGGTACAAGATTATGAACTTCAAAAAGAGACTTGCCCTGAGTGGGAAGGTCTTTATAGGAAAGTAAGGAAGGTCGTTGATAATCTTTGTAGGCATATGAATTACGAGAATGAAGTCATGTATTCATTTCTTTCATATTATGAAAATAGAAATGGTGCAGCCGTTTAA
- a CDS encoding S-(hydroxymethyl)glutathione dehydrogenase/class III alcohol dehydrogenase — protein MKVKAAVAWGPNEPLKIEEVDLEGPKKGEVLVKMHATGVCHTDAFTLSGADPEGLFPVILGHEGGGVVVEVGEGVTSVEVGDHVIPLYTAECGECKMCKSGKTNLCSSVRETQGRGLMPDGTSRFSKDGKMIHHYMGTSTFAEYTVVAEVSLAKVSKEAPLDKVCLLGCGVTTGIGAVFNTAKVEEGATIAVFGMGGIGLSVLQGAKMAKASRIIAIDINDDKKDMAMKFGATDFINPKNYDKTIQEVIIELTDGGVDYSFECVGNVNLMRSALECCHKGWGESIIIGVAGAGQEISTRPFQLVTGRVWRGSAFGGVKGRTELPGYVDRYMSGEINLDDLVTFKLPLEEINKAFDLMHEGKSIRTVIDYTM, from the coding sequence ATGAAAGTAAAAGCAGCTGTTGCTTGGGGACCAAATGAGCCACTTAAAATTGAAGAAGTCGATCTAGAGGGACCAAAAAAAGGTGAAGTTCTAGTTAAGATGCATGCTACTGGTGTATGTCATACCGATGCATTTACTCTTTCGGGTGCCGATCCTGAAGGTTTATTCCCTGTTATTCTCGGTCACGAAGGTGGCGGTGTTGTTGTTGAAGTAGGTGAAGGCGTAACAAGTGTTGAAGTAGGTGACCATGTTATTCCTCTATACACTGCTGAGTGTGGTGAGTGTAAGATGTGTAAGTCTGGAAAGACAAACCTGTGCTCTTCTGTTCGTGAAACTCAAGGTAGAGGACTTATGCCAGATGGGACAAGTCGCTTCTCTAAAGATGGAAAGATGATTCATCACTATATGGGAACTTCAACTTTTGCCGAGTATACAGTTGTTGCAGAAGTGTCTCTAGCAAAGGTTAGTAAAGAGGCGCCTCTTGATAAGGTCTGTCTTCTTGGTTGTGGAGTAACAACTGGAATCGGTGCAGTTTTCAACACTGCTAAAGTAGAAGAGGGTGCAACAATTGCTGTTTTTGGTATGGGAGGAATTGGTCTATCTGTTCTTCAAGGTGCAAAAATGGCCAAGGCATCTAGAATTATTGCAATCGATATTAATGACGATAAAAAAGATATGGCGATGAAGTTTGGTGCAACAGATTTTATCAATCCAAAAAATTACGACAAAACGATTCAAGAAGTCATCATAGAGTTAACTGACGGTGGAGTAGATTACTCATTTGAATGTGTTGGAAATGTTAATTTAATGAGATCGGCCCTAGAGTGTTGTCATAAAGGCTGGGGAGAATCAATTATTATAGGTGTTGCCGGGGCCGGACAAGAGATCAGTACTCGTCCATTCCAGCTCGTAACTGGACGTGTTTGGCGTGGTAGTGCTTTTGGTGGCGTAAAAGGAAGAACAGAGCTTCCTGGGTATGTTGATCGTTATATGTCTGGTGAAATTAATCTAGATGATCTTGTAACTTTTAAGTTACCATTAGAGGAGATTAATAAGGCATTTGATCTAATGCATGAAGGAAAATCAATTAGAACGGTAATTGATTACACAATGTAG
- a CDS encoding anion permease, which produces MKYEVKIIRLTCVIAIGAFIWSRPIPDSLEPNAWHLFAIFLSTILGIIIKAMPMGSICIAGLSISLLTQTLKIKGEALSGFSNSTIWLIVTAFFIAQGFIKTGLGSRISYYFIYLLGRRTLGLAYGLAISDLILAPATPSNTARGGGIIFPIMKSLSLSYDSKPNDPSGRKIGHYLTLSCFQVCMVTSAMFITSMAANPLIQQFAEDNGVKITWAGWALAASVPGIVSLIAVPLVIYIIYPPTIKETPRAQEIAKMKLEEMGSMSKQEWIMIATFIFLITLWILGSTLKVNATTTAFCGLSILLISGVLNWDDIKSEKGAWDTLIWFGVLVMMADYLNKFGFVPWFSKYVAMEVSALTWTLAFPILAGIYFYSHYFFASATAHVTAMAAVFIGVGIQVGVPPYLMAITLGFFSNLFGSLTHYGSGPAPVFFGSGYVELSEWWKMGFLISIVNIIIWMIIGGAWWKLLGLF; this is translated from the coding sequence ATGAAATATGAAGTAAAAATAATTAGGCTTACTTGTGTTATTGCAATCGGAGCTTTCATTTGGAGTCGTCCAATACCAGATTCCCTTGAACCAAATGCATGGCATCTCTTTGCCATATTCTTAAGTACTATTTTAGGAATTATCATTAAGGCCATGCCCATGGGCTCCATATGTATAGCTGGCCTTTCAATAAGCTTACTAACACAGACACTTAAAATAAAAGGAGAGGCCCTTTCTGGATTTTCCAATAGTACTATTTGGTTAATAGTTACAGCATTTTTTATTGCACAAGGTTTTATAAAAACAGGATTAGGCTCTCGTATTTCTTACTACTTTATATACCTACTTGGTAGAAGAACACTAGGTCTCGCTTACGGCCTAGCAATTAGTGATTTAATACTTGCACCTGCAACACCATCGAATACAGCAAGAGGTGGTGGAATTATATTCCCGATAATGAAGTCACTTAGTCTTAGCTATGATTCAAAACCCAATGATCCTTCTGGCCGTAAAATTGGACACTACTTAACACTAAGTTGTTTTCAAGTTTGCATGGTAACATCTGCAATGTTTATTACTTCAATGGCGGCAAATCCCCTTATCCAACAATTTGCGGAAGACAATGGAGTCAAGATAACATGGGCAGGCTGGGCCCTCGCTGCAAGTGTTCCAGGTATCGTTTCCTTAATCGCTGTTCCATTAGTTATATATATTATTTATCCTCCAACAATAAAAGAAACTCCTCGTGCACAGGAGATAGCAAAAATGAAACTAGAAGAAATGGGTTCCATGAGCAAACAAGAATGGATAATGATAGCTACTTTTATTTTTCTTATCACGCTCTGGATCTTAGGTAGTACATTAAAAGTAAACGCAACGACGACGGCCTTTTGCGGCTTATCCATTCTTTTAATTTCAGGTGTTCTGAATTGGGATGATATCAAGTCAGAGAAAGGAGCTTGGGATACTCTAATTTGGTTTGGTGTCCTTGTCATGATGGCAGATTACTTAAATAAGTTTGGCTTTGTTCCTTGGTTTAGCAAATATGTCGCAATGGAAGTTTCAGCTCTTACATGGACTCTTGCTTTTCCTATTTTGGCAGGGATTTACTTCTATTCACATTACTTCTTTGCTTCGGCCACAGCTCATGTCACTGCGATGGCCGCAGTCTTTATAGGAGTGGGAATACAAGTTGGAGTTCCTCCATACTTAATGGCCATAACATTAGGTTTTTTTTCAAATCTCTTTGGCTCACTAACACACTACGGATCGGGGCCAGCACCTGTTTTCTTTGGTTCCGGTTACGTTGAGTTATCAGAATGGTGGAAAATGGGATTTCTTATTTCCATAGTAAATATTATAATTTGGATGATTATTGGTGGTGCTTGGTGGAAGTTACTAGGGTTATTTTAA
- a CDS encoding lysophospholipid acyltransferase family protein, producing MISLDFLAKKFSSFEQVLESKLTSYKDMLTNEEKDNLEKTYKSLLELYGQSEDPWGLSIPKARKSFEILYTIYRHYFKVRLFGKENIKDEQYMVISNHSGQIAIDGLMIGCAFAFENAPPRVLRPMVERFFTALPFINKWSSECGAVLGDRDNCLNLLKRGESLLIFPEGVRGVSKSTSNFYKVQEFTPGFFRMALKSGVKILPVAVVGAEEIFPYVYQASSIANFLKLPALPLSANYFPLPSPIDIHVGNPIELPTDINSDSEDSLINPHIREIERIIQSMLNEGRKNRRPWAFTKKMLKEEIDE from the coding sequence ATGATTTCATTAGATTTTTTAGCAAAAAAATTTTCTTCTTTTGAACAGGTTCTTGAAAGCAAGCTTACAAGTTACAAGGACATGCTCACTAATGAAGAGAAAGACAATCTTGAAAAAACTTATAAAAGTCTTTTGGAATTATATGGACAAAGTGAAGACCCATGGGGGCTTAGTATACCTAAAGCGCGTAAAAGTTTTGAGATACTATACACTATTTATCGTCACTACTTTAAGGTACGACTTTTTGGAAAAGAAAATATCAAAGATGAACAATATATGGTCATTTCAAACCACTCCGGTCAAATTGCCATTGATGGCCTTATGATAGGATGTGCCTTCGCGTTTGAAAATGCTCCCCCTAGAGTTCTTCGGCCAATGGTTGAACGCTTTTTTACCGCACTACCATTTATCAACAAGTGGTCTTCAGAGTGTGGTGCTGTTCTTGGTGATCGCGACAATTGTCTAAATCTTTTGAAGCGTGGAGAATCTCTTCTAATCTTTCCAGAAGGAGTTAGAGGAGTTTCAAAAAGTACAAGCAACTTTTATAAAGTTCAAGAGTTTACACCTGGTTTTTTTCGCATGGCCTTAAAGAGTGGTGTAAAAATCCTTCCTGTTGCTGTTGTTGGAGCTGAAGAGATCTTTCCTTATGTCTATCAAGCAAGTTCAATTGCGAATTTTTTAAAGTTACCAGCTCTTCCGTTAAGTGCGAATTACTTTCCACTACCATCTCCTATAGATATTCACGTAGGAAATCCAATTGAGTTACCAACCGACATCAATTCAGATAGTGAAGATAGTTTGATCAATCCGCATATTCGTGAAATAGAAAGAATTATCCAATCAATGCTCAACGAAGGAAGAAAAAATCGAAGGCCATGGGCATTTACAAAAAAAATGTTAAAGGAAGAGATCGATGAATAG
- a CDS encoding alkyl sulfatase dimerization domain-containing protein, which translates to MKVGFLVFILCAISFFVGRGTSFMGSALSVNTLIYDNPMMKAKDKKLSKLDNGALVDSETLNYWNLSQQSEKRGSYDKLTTVNLGRGLYTIGSDSIVNSHFIIGKDGVIVYDTGDNEHDANIFYSEMRKVTRLPVRAIIYSHEHYSLGAKSFVEQERRRGNRNIKIIGHPNTNKVMAASGGVEALHPEVGGVLMARSVEQFNLYLPDKGDDARFKNTVIPDNNGFIPVNTPVRNGQRLTIAGVGMTFYTKGVGTDTSNQVLVHIPSKKAVLNNVMWGWFPNIYSLRGGKYRNPEEWKRSVEFIKKLNPEILMSTHSTSIKGSDKVAQRLQNYQDGLSFVLDQTLKGISLGMGPDELRYFVTIPDYLKTEPTLIENYGPLSSMPPRIYHAIFGQFNRDATTLYKLHPDDEAKRIVLSMGGEARVKSLADYAYRDGDYQWSCQLANYLVRVNKSSDNNQIKANCLKQIGYRSLATTARSWALSQARAAEGKVAIIKNAPATFNQVRSNASSFVNNYRIRINPSRAQGTEKFIAINFGYGEKYGLHIRNAVVDFVSDRRRIDKRKDLEVHMNKDTFTKLYNNLGSVEDFIASADIGIERGTKEEIVEAFSNFDVIYDWENDPALNTVKERTLASEEE; encoded by the coding sequence ATGAAAGTCGGATTTCTTGTTTTTATTCTGTGTGCTATCTCATTTTTTGTGGGAAGAGGGACATCCTTTATGGGAAGTGCCCTAAGCGTAAATACCCTCATTTACGATAACCCTATGATGAAGGCAAAGGATAAGAAGTTATCAAAACTTGATAATGGTGCACTTGTTGATAGTGAGACGTTAAATTATTGGAATTTATCTCAGCAGAGTGAAAAACGTGGATCTTACGATAAATTAACAACCGTTAATTTAGGACGTGGACTCTATACCATTGGCAGTGACAGTATTGTTAACTCGCATTTTATTATCGGTAAAGATGGAGTAATTGTTTATGATACTGGTGATAACGAGCACGATGCAAATATTTTCTATAGCGAGATGAGAAAGGTAACAAGACTTCCTGTTAGGGCCATTATCTATTCGCATGAGCATTATAGTCTAGGAGCAAAATCCTTCGTTGAGCAAGAAAGACGTCGTGGAAATAGAAATATCAAGATTATTGGACACCCAAATACAAATAAAGTTATGGCCGCTTCAGGTGGTGTTGAGGCACTTCATCCTGAGGTGGGAGGGGTTCTCATGGCCAGGTCTGTAGAACAATTTAACCTATACTTGCCCGATAAAGGTGACGATGCAAGGTTTAAGAATACGGTTATTCCTGATAACAATGGCTTCATTCCAGTAAATACACCAGTGAGGAATGGCCAACGTCTTACGATTGCAGGTGTAGGTATGACTTTTTATACAAAAGGTGTTGGGACAGATACTTCTAACCAAGTCCTAGTTCATATACCTTCTAAAAAGGCCGTCCTCAATAACGTCATGTGGGGTTGGTTTCCAAATATCTATAGTCTTCGCGGTGGAAAGTATCGAAACCCTGAAGAATGGAAGAGATCTGTTGAATTTATTAAAAAGCTAAATCCTGAAATACTTATGAGTACACATTCTACAAGTATAAAGGGTAGTGATAAAGTCGCTCAACGCTTACAAAACTATCAAGACGGGCTTTCTTTTGTTTTAGATCAGACTTTAAAGGGCATATCACTGGGCATGGGTCCAGATGAGTTAAGATACTTTGTGACAATTCCAGATTACTTAAAAACAGAACCAACATTGATTGAAAACTATGGGCCACTCTCATCAATGCCACCACGTATTTATCATGCAATATTTGGACAATTTAATCGTGATGCAACAACTCTTTATAAACTTCATCCTGATGACGAAGCGAAGAGAATTGTTCTTTCTATGGGGGGAGAGGCCAGAGTCAAGTCTCTTGCGGATTATGCTTATAGAGATGGTGACTATCAATGGTCTTGTCAGCTTGCGAATTACTTAGTTCGTGTAAATAAGAGTAGTGATAATAATCAAATTAAAGCAAATTGTTTAAAACAAATTGGATACCGAAGCCTTGCTACTACAGCACGAAGTTGGGCATTAAGCCAAGCTAGAGCTGCGGAAGGAAAAGTTGCAATTATTAAGAATGCTCCTGCAACATTCAATCAAGTAAGAAGTAATGCTAGTTCATTTGTAAATAATTATCGTATTAGAATTAATCCTAGTCGAGCACAAGGGACTGAAAAATTCATTGCTATTAATTTCGGCTATGGTGAAAAATATGGCCTGCATATTAGAAATGCAGTAGTCGACTTTGTAAGTGATAGAAGAAGGATTGATAAGAGAAAAGATCTTGAAGTTCATATGAATAAAGATACTTTTACAAAGCTGTACAACAATCTTGGCTCAGTCGAAGACTTTATTGCTTCAGCTGATATTGGAATTGAAAGGGGGACTAAAGAAGAAATTGTAGAAGCCTTTTCTAATTTCGATGTTATATATGATTGGGAAAACGATCCAGCTTTAAATACAGTAAAAGAAAGAACACTAGCAAGTGAAGAGGAATAA
- the yihA gene encoding ribosome biogenesis GTP-binding protein YihA/YsxC codes for MEYKIAKGTTQFKYGMTDVNQLIEWLNAEKPIGVSFIGRSNAGKSSTINSLFGKSTAVTSKTPGRTRQVNIFSFQLEKEGKVVDDIPPFYLFDLPGYGHAKVSKEIHAHWANLMDEFFRNCGEQNLMLNLQDARHPNQKADLVFRDYLSPFGHEAFLLFNKLDKLKTQKERAALNKLKPEIFKEHKWVTQIHFISALKGQGVPQLENAIINYLLLQNEIANTQQG; via the coding sequence ATGGAATACAAAATTGCCAAAGGGACAACTCAATTCAAATACGGAATGACAGACGTTAACCAATTAATTGAATGGTTAAACGCAGAAAAACCAATTGGCGTTAGCTTCATTGGCCGCTCTAATGCTGGAAAATCATCAACGATTAATTCTTTATTCGGTAAAAGCACAGCTGTTACTTCTAAGACTCCAGGGCGTACACGCCAAGTTAATATCTTCTCTTTTCAATTAGAGAAAGAAGGTAAGGTTGTTGATGATATCCCACCGTTTTACCTATTCGACCTTCCAGGTTATGGTCATGCAAAAGTATCTAAAGAGATTCATGCTCATTGGGCAAATCTAATGGATGAGTTCTTTAGAAACTGCGGAGAACAAAACCTAATGCTTAATCTTCAAGATGCTCGTCATCCTAACCAAAAGGCCGACCTAGTTTTTAGAGACTACCTAAGTCCATTTGGCCACGAAGCATTTTTATTATTTAATAAGCTTGATAAACTTAAGACACAAAAAGAGCGAGCTGCTTTAAATAAGTTAAAGCCAGAAATCTTTAAAGAGCATAAGTGGGTAACTCAGATTCACTTTATTTCGGCCCTAAAAGGACAAGGTGTTCCTCAACTAGAAAATGCCATAATTAATTATTTGTTATTACAAAATGAGATAGCAAATACTCAACAAGGCTAA
- the fghA gene encoding S-formylglutathione hydrolase, translating to MKFEKLKSHKSFGGETAFCLHTSSMTKTDMKFSYFRPASEKIENIIIWLSGLTCTEENFITKAGAQAFLADSKTMIVCPDTSPRGLDLPGEHDSYDFGSGAGFYLNATTEGYRDHYKMYDYIVSEFIPMLKESYGDVKFSITGHSMGGHGALIIGLKNPDLFHAISAFSPIVNPTQVPWGKKAFTGYLGDNEEDWKQYDACELVKGGITHSKKILIEQGLDDEFFEEQLKTKNFENICADLNQELVVNYREGYDHSYYFIASFIEDHLKHLIS from the coding sequence ATGAAATTTGAAAAACTGAAATCACATAAATCGTTTGGTGGGGAGACAGCATTTTGTCTCCACACTTCAAGTATGACAAAAACAGATATGAAGTTTTCATACTTCAGGCCCGCTAGTGAGAAAATTGAAAATATAATTATTTGGTTGTCTGGTCTAACGTGCACGGAAGAAAACTTTATTACAAAAGCTGGAGCACAGGCTTTTCTTGCTGATAGTAAGACAATGATTGTATGTCCAGATACTTCTCCACGTGGACTTGACCTACCTGGTGAGCACGATAGTTACGATTTTGGCTCAGGTGCGGGCTTCTACCTCAATGCAACGACTGAAGGTTATAGAGATCACTATAAGATGTATGATTATATCGTTAGCGAATTTATACCAATGCTAAAAGAGTCTTATGGTGATGTTAAGTTTTCCATAACTGGCCACTCAATGGGTGGACATGGTGCACTGATTATAGGTCTAAAAAACCCTGATTTATTTCATGCTATCTCTGCCTTTTCTCCAATTGTAAACCCAACTCAAGTTCCTTGGGGAAAGAAAGCTTTTACTGGCTACCTTGGGGACAACGAAGAAGATTGGAAACAATACGATGCTTGTGAATTAGTTAAAGGTGGGATTACTCACTCTAAGAAGATTTTAATAGAGCAAGGCCTTGATGATGAGTTCTTTGAAGAGCAGTTAAAAACAAAGAACTTCGAGAATATATGTGCTGATTTAAATCAGGAATTGGTTGTTAATTATCGTGAAGGTTACGATCATAGCTATTACTTCATTGCTTCTTTTATTGAAGATCACTTAAAACACTTAATTTCTTAA